In the Kitasatospora terrestris genome, one interval contains:
- a CDS encoding dihydrolipoamide acetyltransferase family protein — MTNAVRSLREFKMPDVGEGLTEAEILTWYVKPGDTVTDGQVVCEVETAKAAVELPIPFTGVVEALHFPAGATVDVGTSIIAVAVEGAAPAEAAAPVAAAPAAAAPAAETEPERREVLVGYGPRTGTAQRRARRTTAAPVAPVTPPVAAPVAPAAVPVPAPVPVLPAQSAGDDRPLAKPPVRKLAKDLGIDLRAVTPTGPGGVITREDVHAAAAPAPAPVAVAAVEQPAVVAAPAVEQPVPVASAAGDVRIPVKGVRKATAAAMVSSAFTAPHVTEFVQVDVTRTMKLVRKLKESGELGAGVRVSPLLLVAKALLTAVKRHPEINASWDEAAQEIVLKGAVNLGIAAATPRGLIVPNIKDAGSKTLSQLAISLGELVETARQGKTSPGDMTGGSITITNVGVFGVDTGTPILNPGEAAILAFGAVRDMPWVHKGKVVPRQVTTLALSFDHRLVDGELGSKVLADVAAILEYPKRLITWG, encoded by the coding sequence ATGACCAACGCTGTTCGCTCGCTCCGCGAGTTCAAGATGCCCGACGTGGGCGAGGGCCTCACCGAGGCCGAGATCCTCACCTGGTACGTCAAGCCGGGCGACACCGTCACCGACGGGCAGGTGGTCTGCGAGGTCGAGACCGCCAAGGCCGCCGTCGAGCTGCCGATCCCGTTCACCGGCGTGGTCGAGGCGCTGCACTTCCCGGCGGGCGCCACCGTCGACGTCGGTACCTCGATCATCGCGGTCGCCGTCGAGGGCGCCGCCCCGGCCGAGGCCGCCGCGCCCGTGGCTGCGGCTCCCGCCGCTGCCGCTCCGGCCGCCGAGACCGAGCCGGAGCGCCGCGAGGTGCTGGTCGGCTACGGCCCGCGCACCGGCACCGCCCAGCGCCGGGCCCGCCGGACCACCGCCGCGCCGGTCGCGCCCGTCACCCCGCCGGTGGCCGCCCCGGTCGCGCCTGCCGCCGTCCCGGTCCCGGCGCCCGTCCCGGTGCTGCCGGCCCAGTCGGCGGGCGACGACCGCCCGCTGGCCAAGCCGCCGGTGCGCAAGCTCGCCAAGGACCTCGGCATCGACCTGCGGGCGGTCACCCCGACCGGCCCGGGCGGTGTGATCACCCGCGAGGACGTGCACGCCGCCGCCGCTCCGGCGCCGGCTCCGGTCGCCGTCGCCGCGGTCGAGCAGCCGGCGGTCGTCGCGGCCCCGGCCGTCGAGCAGCCGGTCCCGGTGGCCTCCGCCGCCGGGGACGTGCGGATCCCGGTCAAGGGCGTGCGCAAGGCGACCGCCGCGGCCATGGTCTCCTCGGCCTTCACCGCGCCGCACGTCACCGAGTTCGTCCAGGTCGACGTGACCCGCACGATGAAGCTGGTCCGCAAGCTCAAGGAGAGCGGCGAACTGGGCGCGGGCGTGCGGGTCAGCCCGCTGCTGCTGGTCGCCAAGGCGCTGCTGACCGCGGTCAAGCGCCACCCGGAGATCAACGCCAGCTGGGACGAGGCGGCCCAGGAGATCGTCCTCAAGGGTGCGGTCAACCTCGGCATCGCCGCGGCCACCCCGCGCGGCCTGATCGTCCCGAATATCAAGGACGCCGGGTCGAAGACGCTCTCGCAGCTGGCGATCTCGCTGGGCGAGCTGGTCGAGACCGCCCGCCAGGGCAAGACCTCGCCCGGCGACATGACCGGCGGCTCGATCACCATCACCAACGTCGGCGTCTTCGGCGTCGACACCGGCACCCCGATCCTCAACCCGGGCGAGGCGGCCATCCTCGCCTTCGGCGCGGTCCGGGACATGCCGTGGGTGCACAAGGGCAAGGTGGTGCCGCGCCAGGTCACCACCCTCGCGCTCTCCTTCGACCACCGCCTGGTCGACGGCGAGCTCGGCTCCAAGGTCCTCGCCGACGTGGCGGCGATCCTGGAGTACCCGAAGCGCCTGATCACCTGGGGCTGA
- a CDS encoding Bro-N domain-containing protein — protein MKNEADMVLVHSSFPVTGQPIRVVVIDGDPWFATADVCRILGIANPRDAAGGLRPEHRQTVNTVGITVAETDGNTEPAGQLPRRRGNPVLGVISEAGLYTLLMRSNKHAARPFQEWVTGDLLPSIRRGDADVPWHRERMAETLAEAIGQRVDVLAEFDHDTAFAINVRSDGTVHCRHGEMEFVVPAPEEDSGPPYGGYFRCPSVERVGIRGGRALPRCAKLKLVDLTTHLAHARLQEPRRQPDGGPLLFEYGRARIHGEAPDIAALLREMGEL, from the coding sequence TTGAAGAACGAGGCCGACATGGTGCTGGTGCACTCCAGCTTCCCCGTCACGGGTCAACCGATCCGGGTCGTGGTCATCGACGGCGACCCGTGGTTCGCGACCGCGGACGTCTGCAGGATCCTCGGCATCGCCAACCCGCGCGACGCCGCCGGCGGTCTCCGGCCGGAGCACCGGCAGACCGTGAATACCGTCGGCATTACCGTCGCCGAAACCGACGGTAATACCGAACCCGCAGGTCAGCTGCCCCGCAGGCGCGGAAACCCGGTCCTCGGCGTGATCAGCGAGGCGGGGCTGTACACGCTCCTGATGCGATCGAACAAGCACGCCGCGCGGCCGTTCCAGGAATGGGTGACCGGTGACCTCCTGCCGTCGATCCGACGGGGCGACGCGGACGTCCCGTGGCACCGGGAGCGGATGGCCGAGACCCTCGCCGAGGCGATCGGGCAGCGGGTGGACGTGCTCGCCGAGTTCGACCACGACACCGCGTTCGCGATCAACGTTCGCTCGGACGGGACGGTGCACTGCCGGCACGGCGAGATGGAGTTCGTGGTGCCCGCGCCCGAGGAGGACAGCGGGCCGCCGTACGGCGGGTACTTCCGCTGCCCGAGCGTGGAGCGGGTGGGGATCCGCGGCGGCCGGGCGCTCCCCCGGTGCGCCAAGCTGAAGCTGGTGGACCTGACCACGCACCTGGCGCACGCGCGGCTCCAGGAGCCCCGCCGCCAGCCGGACGGCGGCCCGCTGCTGTTCGAGTACGGCAGGGCCCGGATCCACGGCGAGGCGCCGGACATCGCGGCGCTGCTCAGGGAGATGGGCGAGCTGTAG
- a CDS encoding carbon-nitrogen family hydrolase has translation MRASLIQLAVSDAEPAAERRARAAAVVRAQAGADLVVLPELWPLGGFAYELWSDGAEPLDGPTAEAMSAAAKSIGAWLHAGSIVERDPDGPIYNTSLLFAPDGELVHTYRKIHRFGFDSGEAVVMGAGQEIVTAAADFATLGLATCYDLRFPELFRALLDAGAELLVVPAAWPARRVEHWTLLARARAVEEQAYVLACNTAGTHGGVEQGGHSIVVDPWGRVLAEAGADEQVLTVEFDPAEVAKARAEFPVHRDRLLGIPAPVQR, from the coding sequence GTGCGCGCTTCATTGATCCAACTCGCGGTCTCCGACGCCGAGCCGGCCGCCGAGCGGCGGGCCCGGGCGGCGGCCGTGGTCCGTGCCCAGGCGGGCGCCGACCTGGTCGTGCTGCCCGAGCTGTGGCCGCTGGGCGGCTTCGCGTACGAGCTGTGGTCCGACGGCGCCGAGCCGCTGGACGGGCCGACCGCGGAGGCGATGTCGGCGGCGGCGAAGTCGATCGGGGCCTGGCTGCACGCCGGGTCGATCGTCGAACGGGATCCGGACGGGCCGATCTACAACACCTCGCTGCTGTTCGCCCCGGACGGCGAGCTGGTGCACACCTACCGCAAGATCCACCGCTTCGGCTTCGACAGCGGCGAGGCCGTGGTGATGGGCGCCGGGCAGGAGATCGTCACGGCCGCCGCCGACTTCGCCACGCTGGGCCTGGCGACCTGCTACGACCTGCGCTTCCCGGAGCTGTTCCGGGCGCTGCTGGACGCCGGTGCGGAGCTGCTGGTGGTCCCGGCGGCGTGGCCGGCCCGGCGGGTGGAGCACTGGACGCTGCTGGCCCGGGCCCGCGCGGTGGAGGAGCAGGCGTACGTGCTGGCCTGCAACACCGCGGGGACGCACGGCGGCGTCGAGCAGGGCGGGCACAGCATCGTGGTGGACCCGTGGGGCCGGGTGCTGGCCGAGGCGGGCGCGGACGAGCAGGTGCTGACGGTGGAGTTCGACCCGGCGGAGGTGGCCAAGGCCCGCGCCGAGTTCCCGGTGCACCGGGACCGCCTGCTCGGCATCCCGGCCCCCGTCCAGCGCTAG
- a CDS encoding benzoate/H(+) symporter BenE family transporter codes for MTEQGTVTRVGAALGEQGPRPSLRRDASLPALLAGLVCIAVSFSGPLVVVLAAAAAGRLDQAHTASWIWAVSIGSGLTCLLLSWWTRTPVITAWSTPGAALLVASLGAFPYREAVGAFLVSSVAVAVFGVTGLFGRLIRAIPVGIVNAMLAGILFTFGAGIFAELKAAPVLVLGSFAAFLVAKRLLPRYAVPVALLVGAGLAAATVGLPVHLGDGGPVRPVLTVPAFSWASLVGLALPLTIVALASQNAPGLAIMRASGYRPDDRLLIGATGGLSVLLAPFGSPGVNLAAITAAICTSPESHPDPRRRYVAGMSAGVLYLVVGSFGGMLVSLFTGLPHALIAVIAGVALLAAFQGSLAAAVADEGGRDGAVVTFLATASGMSVLGIGAPFWGLLLGVATHVVLTARRR; via the coding sequence GTGACGGAACAGGGAACGGTGACGCGGGTCGGGGCGGCGCTCGGGGAGCAGGGGCCGCGGCCCTCGCTGCGGCGGGACGCGTCGCTGCCGGCGCTTCTGGCGGGGCTGGTGTGCATCGCGGTGTCGTTCTCCGGCCCGCTGGTGGTGGTGCTGGCGGCAGCGGCCGCCGGGCGGCTGGACCAGGCGCACACGGCGTCCTGGATCTGGGCGGTGTCCATCGGCAGCGGCCTGACCTGCCTGCTGCTCAGCTGGTGGACCCGCACCCCGGTGATCACCGCCTGGTCCACCCCGGGGGCGGCGCTGCTGGTGGCGAGCCTCGGTGCCTTCCCGTACCGGGAGGCGGTCGGCGCCTTCCTGGTGAGCAGCGTGGCGGTGGCGGTCTTCGGGGTGACCGGGCTGTTCGGGCGGCTGATCCGGGCGATACCGGTGGGGATCGTCAACGCGATGCTGGCGGGCATCCTGTTCACCTTCGGCGCGGGCATCTTCGCCGAGCTCAAGGCGGCCCCGGTGCTGGTGCTCGGCAGCTTCGCCGCGTTCCTGGTCGCCAAGCGGCTGCTGCCCCGGTACGCGGTGCCGGTGGCACTGCTGGTCGGCGCGGGGCTGGCGGCGGCCACGGTGGGGCTGCCGGTGCACCTGGGCGACGGCGGGCCGGTCCGGCCGGTGCTCACCGTGCCGGCGTTCTCCTGGGCCTCGCTGGTCGGCCTGGCGCTGCCGCTCACCATCGTGGCGCTGGCCTCGCAGAACGCGCCGGGCCTGGCCATCATGCGGGCCTCCGGCTACCGGCCGGACGACCGGCTGCTGATCGGCGCGACCGGTGGCCTGTCGGTGCTGCTGGCGCCGTTCGGCTCGCCGGGCGTCAACCTGGCCGCGATCACCGCCGCGATCTGCACCAGCCCGGAGAGCCACCCGGACCCGCGCCGCCGGTACGTCGCCGGGATGTCGGCCGGCGTGCTGTACCTGGTGGTGGGCAGTTTCGGCGGGATGCTGGTCAGCCTGTTCACCGGTCTGCCGCACGCGCTGATCGCGGTGATCGCCGGCGTCGCCCTGCTGGCCGCCTTCCAGGGCAGCCTGGCCGCCGCGGTGGCCGACGAGGGCGGCCGCGACGGCGCGGTGGTGACCTTCCTGGCGACCGCCTCGGGGATGAGCGTCCTCGGCATCGGCGCGCCGTTCTGGGGCCTCCTGCTGGGCGTGGCCACCCACGTGGTGCTGACCGCGCGCCGCCGCTAG
- a CDS encoding MFS transporter — MTVDPAGTAQSAPSVSVPRPRRAAEAVLPPGGRAAWAAWAIGCSVYVLAVVHRTSLGVAGLDATARFGIGASALATFSILQVLVYAAMQIPVGLLVDRFGPRRVLLLGVLLMSGGQLAFALSTGYGPALVSRAVLGCGDAMTFISVLRVAARWFPPARNPLVAQLTGLVGTGGNLVTTVVLAQALHSQGWTRTFGTIAVAGTAVFALVALLLREGPPGTSVLPVEPVRRLSVRRQIRDSWREPGTRLGMWVHFTTAFPAAAFGLLWGLPYLVEGQGMTRAGAGGMLSLLVLSSMAFGLLFGRLVSRSAALRMPITLTVLGVTALGWAVTLAWSGGHPPPWLLVLLLVVMGSNGPASLIGLDYARSSNPAERMGTASGIANMGGFIGAMVTLLGIGVLLDLLSDGDGYSAHAYRLAFCFQFLPLAAGTGMILRLRRKTAAVPG, encoded by the coding sequence ATGACCGTGGACCCAGCAGGCACCGCACAGTCCGCACCCTCCGTATCCGTGCCCCGCCCCCGCCGCGCCGCCGAGGCCGTCCTGCCGCCCGGTGGCCGGGCCGCCTGGGCCGCCTGGGCGATCGGGTGCTCCGTCTACGTCCTCGCCGTGGTGCACCGCACCAGCCTCGGCGTCGCCGGACTGGACGCCACCGCCCGCTTCGGCATCGGCGCGTCCGCGCTCGCCACCTTCTCGATCCTCCAGGTGCTGGTCTACGCGGCCATGCAGATCCCGGTCGGGCTGCTGGTCGACCGCTTCGGACCGCGCCGGGTGCTGCTGCTCGGCGTCCTGCTGATGAGCGGCGGACAGCTCGCCTTCGCGCTCTCCACCGGGTACGGGCCCGCGCTGGTCTCCCGGGCGGTGCTCGGCTGCGGCGACGCGATGACCTTCATCAGCGTCCTGCGGGTCGCCGCCCGCTGGTTCCCGCCCGCCCGCAACCCGCTGGTCGCCCAGCTCACCGGCCTGGTCGGCACCGGCGGCAACCTGGTCACCACGGTCGTCCTCGCCCAGGCCCTGCACAGCCAGGGCTGGACCCGCACCTTCGGCACCATCGCGGTGGCCGGCACGGCCGTCTTCGCCCTGGTCGCCCTGCTGCTGCGGGAAGGCCCGCCCGGGACGTCGGTGCTCCCGGTCGAGCCGGTGCGCCGGCTGTCGGTCCGGCGGCAGATCCGCGACTCCTGGCGCGAGCCCGGAACCCGGCTCGGCATGTGGGTGCACTTCACCACCGCCTTCCCCGCCGCCGCGTTCGGCCTGCTCTGGGGCCTGCCCTACCTGGTCGAGGGCCAGGGCATGACCCGCGCCGGGGCGGGCGGCATGCTCAGCCTGCTGGTGCTCAGCAGCATGGCGTTCGGCCTGCTCTTCGGACGGCTGGTCTCGCGCTCCGCCGCGCTGCGGATGCCGATCACGCTGACCGTGCTCGGCGTCACCGCGCTCGGCTGGGCCGTCACCCTGGCCTGGTCGGGCGGGCATCCGCCGCCGTGGCTGCTGGTGCTGCTGCTGGTGGTGATGGGCAGCAACGGACCCGCCTCGCTGATCGGCCTCGACTACGCCCGCTCGTCCAACCCCGCCGAACGGATGGGCACCGCCTCCGGCATCGCCAACATGGGCGGCTTCATCGGGGCGATGGTGACCCTGCTCGGGATCGGCGTCCTGCTCGACCTGCTCTCGGACGGGGACGGCTACTCGGCCCACGCGTACCGGCTGGCCTTCTGCTTCCAGTTCCTGCCGCTGGCGGCCGGCACCGGCATGATCCTGCGCCTGCGCCGGAAGACCGCGGCGGTCCCGGGCTGA
- a CDS encoding M64 family metallopeptidase — protein MTPGNPGPVMRTAAALVLAAAAVLPAVLELASPAPSAVIGPPVGPVTDRAVPPNRPRAADLRAPGAAPTVDLKLSGDPGNRITLVLLGDGYTDAQQPLFRDQADRTWRALLEIEPFRSYQSFFNIRRVDVVSTVSGIAESESAGRSTSTPLGMHFWCEGTARLLCADENATARYAGEGEGPQYLIALANSTEYGGAGGTGVTTLAGGSPDAGRIIQHEIGHTIGDLGDEYDSAPTDPDYPNLSTADADEMRRTHTKWWRWLDAPSPDGGGPVGAYRSANGLYRPTPDSVMRTLGGTYNLPSREAILEQIYRRVRPVDAPEPAAGPVDGRPRLAVHPLPLTGPRQLRVDWTVDGQPVEPTAADRTWLDTSTLALAPGRKTVVTATVRDTTDWVRDEAFRDQFMTRTASWTLTG, from the coding sequence ATGACGCCTGGCAATCCCGGCCCCGTGATGCGGACCGCCGCCGCCCTGGTGCTCGCCGCCGCGGCGGTGCTGCCCGCGGTTCTGGAGCTGGCGTCGCCCGCCCCGTCCGCGGTGATAGGACCCCCGGTCGGCCCGGTGACCGACCGCGCCGTCCCGCCGAACCGGCCCCGCGCCGCCGACCTGCGCGCCCCCGGCGCGGCGCCCACCGTCGACCTGAAGCTCTCCGGCGACCCGGGCAACCGGATCACCCTGGTGCTGCTGGGCGACGGGTACACCGACGCCCAGCAGCCGCTCTTCCGGGATCAGGCCGACCGGACCTGGCGGGCGCTGCTGGAGATCGAGCCGTTCCGCTCGTACCAGTCGTTCTTCAACATAAGGCGGGTGGACGTGGTCTCCACCGTCTCGGGCATCGCCGAGAGCGAGAGCGCCGGCCGCTCCACCAGCACCCCGCTGGGCATGCACTTCTGGTGCGAGGGCACCGCCCGGCTGCTCTGCGCCGACGAGAACGCCACCGCCCGGTACGCAGGCGAGGGCGAGGGGCCGCAGTACCTGATCGCGCTGGCCAACTCCACCGAGTACGGCGGCGCCGGCGGCACCGGGGTGACCACGCTGGCCGGCGGCAGCCCGGACGCCGGGCGGATCATCCAGCACGAGATAGGCCACACCATCGGCGACCTGGGCGACGAGTACGACAGCGCCCCGACCGACCCGGACTACCCCAACCTGTCCACCGCGGACGCGGACGAGATGCGCCGGACCCACACCAAGTGGTGGCGCTGGCTGGACGCCCCCTCGCCGGACGGCGGCGGCCCGGTCGGTGCGTACCGCAGCGCCAACGGCCTGTACCGGCCCACCCCGGACTCGGTGATGCGCACCCTGGGCGGCACGTACAACCTGCCCTCGCGGGAGGCGATCCTGGAGCAGATCTACCGCCGGGTCCGCCCGGTGGACGCGCCCGAACCCGCCGCCGGACCGGTCGACGGCCGCCCCCGGCTGGCCGTCCACCCGCTCCCGCTGACCGGCCCGCGCCAGCTCCGGGTCGACTGGACGGTCGACGGGCAGCCGGTCGAACCGACCGCCGCCGACCGGACCTGGCTGGACACCTCGACGCTGGCCCTGGCCCCCGGTCGGAAGACCGTCGTCACGGCGACCGTCCGGGACACCACCGACTGGGTGCGCGACGAGGCCTTCCGCGACCAGTTCATGACCCGCACGGCGAGCTGGACGCTCACCGGGTGA
- a CDS encoding alpha-ketoacid dehydrogenase subunit beta — protein sequence MTGQLSIAKALNEALRKSLESDPKTVLMGEDIGKLGGVFRITDGLQKDFGDDRVIDTPLAEAGIMGTAIGLALRGYRPVVEIQFDGFVYPAFDQIVCQLAKMHARALGHVKLPITVRIPYGGGIGAVEHHSESHESYFAHTAGLRVVTPSNAHDAHWMLRQSIESDDPVIFLEPKRRYWDKGEVGDDPMIPLHSAKVVRPGTDATLIAYGPMVKVCQEAAAAAEEDGRRLEVVDLRSLSPIDFATLEESVKRTGRGIVVHEAPVFMGIGAELAARLTEKCFFHLEAPILRVGGYFAPYPPSRVEETFLPDLDRVLDAVDRALAF from the coding sequence ATGACCGGTCAGCTCAGCATCGCCAAGGCGCTCAACGAGGCGCTGCGCAAGTCGCTCGAGAGCGACCCGAAGACCGTCCTGATGGGCGAGGACATCGGCAAGCTCGGTGGCGTCTTCCGGATCACCGACGGCCTGCAGAAGGACTTCGGCGACGACCGGGTGATCGACACCCCGCTCGCCGAGGCCGGCATCATGGGCACCGCGATCGGCCTCGCGCTGCGCGGCTACCGCCCGGTGGTGGAGATCCAGTTCGACGGCTTCGTCTACCCGGCCTTCGACCAGATCGTCTGCCAGCTGGCCAAGATGCACGCCCGCGCGCTCGGCCACGTCAAGCTCCCGATCACCGTCCGCATCCCGTACGGCGGCGGCATCGGCGCGGTCGAGCACCACAGCGAGTCGCACGAGTCGTACTTCGCGCACACCGCCGGTCTGCGGGTGGTCACCCCGTCCAACGCGCACGACGCGCACTGGATGCTCCGCCAGTCCATCGAGTCGGACGACCCGGTGATCTTCCTGGAGCCCAAGCGCCGCTACTGGGACAAGGGCGAGGTCGGCGACGATCCGATGATCCCGCTGCACTCGGCCAAGGTGGTGCGCCCCGGCACCGACGCGACCCTGATCGCGTACGGCCCGATGGTCAAGGTCTGCCAGGAGGCCGCCGCGGCCGCCGAGGAGGACGGCCGCCGGCTCGAGGTCGTCGACCTGCGCTCGCTGTCGCCGATCGACTTCGCGACCCTGGAGGAGTCGGTCAAGCGGACCGGCCGCGGCATCGTGGTGCACGAGGCGCCGGTCTTCATGGGCATCGGGGCCGAGCTCGCCGCCCGCCTGACCGAGAAGTGCTTCTTCCACCTGGAGGCGCCGATCCTGCGGGTCGGCGGCTACTTCGCCCCGTACCCGCCGTCCCGGGTGGAGGAGACCTTCCTGCCCGACCTGGACCGCGTGCTCGACGCCGTCGACCGCGCGCTGGCCTTCTGA
- a CDS encoding GntR family transcriptional regulator, with the protein MVGSGLFGSSASRSGDGRSAIRRNSLREQIADALREELMAGRFPAGRNFTVKEIADLYGVSATPAREALVDLAAQGLLTAEHHRGFTVPSFDWDDFLEIFEARTLLTDNALRHLSGRIGRYDWARLSSLRRRADAAVRASRSGQLDVLVGCDLRFWQEAAALLCNDRIAGYLGWLRVQSWMFAAPHLRAAGDLSGVCWDRHGELVDRIEDRDQAGAHRIINDYNLFTVRLLARLLGRTLESVAVLPLLRDPETPPLVPEQPLGGPAEQASGEVVAEVVAETVTEVGLGRVPMPRHLPPGRLEGPPHPLGRFGGGSGEPAPGR; encoded by the coding sequence ATGGTCGGCAGCGGCCTGTTCGGGAGTTCGGCGAGCCGTTCCGGCGACGGTCGGTCGGCGATCCGCCGCAACAGCCTCCGGGAGCAGATCGCCGACGCCCTGCGCGAGGAGCTGATGGCGGGCCGTTTCCCGGCCGGCCGGAACTTCACCGTGAAGGAGATCGCCGACCTGTACGGCGTCTCCGCCACCCCGGCGCGCGAGGCGCTGGTGGACCTGGCCGCCCAGGGGCTGCTCACCGCCGAGCACCACCGCGGCTTCACCGTCCCGTCCTTCGACTGGGACGACTTCCTGGAGATCTTCGAGGCCCGCACGCTGCTGACCGACAACGCGCTGCGCCACCTGTCCGGCCGGATCGGCCGGTACGACTGGGCGCGGCTGTCCTCGCTGCGCCGCCGGGCGGACGCCGCGGTGCGCGCCTCGCGCTCCGGCCAGCTGGACGTGCTGGTCGGCTGCGACCTGCGGTTCTGGCAGGAGGCGGCGGCGCTGCTGTGCAACGACCGGATCGCCGGGTACCTGGGCTGGCTGCGGGTGCAGTCCTGGATGTTCGCCGCCCCGCACCTGCGGGCGGCCGGCGACCTGAGCGGGGTCTGCTGGGACCGGCACGGCGAGCTGGTCGACCGGATCGAGGACCGGGACCAGGCCGGCGCGCACCGGATCATCAACGACTACAACCTGTTCACCGTCCGGCTGCTGGCCCGGCTGCTCGGCAGGACGCTGGAGTCGGTGGCGGTGCTGCCCCTGCTGCGCGACCCGGAGACGCCGCCGCTGGTGCCGGAGCAGCCCCTCGGGGGTCCGGCGGAGCAGGCGTCGGGCGAGGTGGTCGCGGAGGTGGTCGCCGAGACGGTGACCGAGGTCGGGCTGGGCCGGGTGCCGATGCCCAGGCATCTGCCGCCGGGCCGGCTGGAGGGGCCGCCGCATCCGCTGGGCCGGTTCGGAGGGGGGAGCGGGGAGCCCGCGCCCGGCCGGTAG
- a CDS encoding SLATT domain-containing protein, giving the protein MSQPEMQPEESPWGKEIGEEDQPTVPAQGRTPTGRRTDLSARQFPLGDWGEPAERLEELYRWSEERAVEAIDWYRRDRIWKRRWARFLRFDAAVFGAAGVAAPLVALTGVIHHAAEWGYLGLALSGACLLADRAFGLTSGWMRDVSTAQALQRRLEAFQFDWASECVREVLGPTEGTAGEAAERCLGVLRRFCEDVSDMVRSETSEWMLEFRAGMSRLPTQVPGAWAGRSEGGPGAQVRVLPPPGTRPTMPRQRPPEGPLR; this is encoded by the coding sequence GTGAGCCAGCCGGAAATGCAGCCCGAGGAGAGCCCCTGGGGCAAGGAGATCGGTGAGGAGGACCAGCCGACCGTGCCCGCCCAGGGCCGGACGCCGACCGGCCGCCGCACCGACCTGAGTGCCCGCCAGTTCCCCCTGGGCGACTGGGGGGAGCCGGCCGAGCGCCTGGAGGAGCTCTACCGCTGGTCCGAGGAGCGCGCCGTCGAGGCGATCGACTGGTACCGCCGGGACCGGATCTGGAAGCGCCGCTGGGCCCGGTTCCTGCGCTTCGACGCGGCGGTCTTCGGTGCGGCCGGGGTGGCCGCACCGCTGGTCGCGCTCACCGGGGTGATCCACCACGCCGCCGAGTGGGGGTACCTCGGCCTCGCGCTCTCCGGCGCCTGCCTGCTCGCCGACCGCGCCTTCGGCCTGACCTCCGGCTGGATGCGGGACGTCTCCACCGCGCAGGCCCTGCAGCGGCGGCTGGAGGCCTTCCAGTTCGACTGGGCCTCGGAGTGCGTGCGCGAGGTGCTCGGCCCCACCGAGGGCACCGCGGGCGAGGCCGCCGAGCGCTGCCTCGGGGTGCTGCGGCGCTTCTGCGAGGACGTCTCCGACATGGTCCGCTCCGAGACCTCGGAGTGGATGCTGGAGTTCCGTGCCGGGATGAGCCGGCTGCCCACCCAGGTGCCCGGCGCCTGGGCCGGCCGCAGCGAGGGCGGCCCGGGCGCCCAGGTCCGCGTCCTGCCGCCGCCCGGCACCCGGCCCACCATGCCGCGCCAGCGGCCGCCGGAGGGCCCGCTGCGCTGA
- a CDS encoding maleylpyruvate isomerase family mycothiol-dependent enzyme: protein MTDNQTVQAHIDAWTHSIEAISELLAPLPTDAWNRPTECPGWSVRDVVSHIIGFESELLGDPRPIHALPSDLRHVTTETARYLELPVDKRRCHTPVEITSELEYTIIRRSRALRNARHQPTDLVRLPLGPQGEEVPYVELLRKRVFDVWVHEQDLRRALREPGNLASPGALVTRDLLLSGLPLVVAKQAGAPAGTTLAVEVTGPVEFLRTVRVDADGRGTADESVTLAPDARLTLDWETYLRLACGRVRPEAVTDRVHIQGDHELSTRVLANFSLTP, encoded by the coding sequence GTGACGGACAACCAGACCGTGCAGGCGCACATCGACGCGTGGACCCACTCCATCGAAGCGATATCCGAGCTGCTCGCCCCGCTCCCCACCGACGCGTGGAACCGCCCCACCGAGTGCCCCGGCTGGTCGGTCCGCGACGTCGTCTCGCACATCATCGGCTTCGAGTCCGAGCTGCTCGGCGACCCCCGGCCGATCCACGCCCTCCCGAGCGACCTGCGGCACGTCACCACCGAGACCGCCCGCTACCTGGAGCTGCCGGTCGACAAGCGGCGCTGCCACACCCCCGTCGAGATCACCAGCGAGCTCGAGTACACGATCATCCGGCGCTCGCGCGCCCTGCGGAACGCCCGCCACCAGCCCACCGACCTGGTCCGCCTGCCGCTCGGCCCGCAGGGCGAGGAGGTCCCGTACGTCGAGCTGCTGCGCAAGCGCGTCTTCGACGTCTGGGTGCACGAGCAGGACCTCCGCCGCGCCCTGCGCGAGCCCGGCAACCTGGCCTCCCCCGGTGCCCTGGTCACCCGCGACCTGCTGCTCTCCGGCCTCCCGCTGGTCGTCGCCAAGCAGGCCGGCGCCCCGGCCGGCACCACCCTCGCCGTCGAGGTCACCGGCCCGGTGGAGTTCCTGCGCACCGTCCGCGTCGACGCGGACGGGCGCGGCACCGCCGACGAGTCGGTGACCCTCGCCCCGGACGCCCGGCTCACCCTCGACTGGGAGACCTACCTCCGCCTCGCCTGCGGCCGCGTCCGCCCCGAGGCAGTCACGGACCGTGTCCACATCCAGGGCGACCACGAACTGTCGACGAGGGTCCTGGCCAACTTCTCACTGACGCCCTAA